One stretch of Armatimonadota bacterium DNA includes these proteins:
- a CDS encoding ABC transporter ATP-binding protein, whose translation MREFARLLGYLRPYRRRVVGAVLLLLAVTSTPIVMPMILRYTIDYALPHHSYHALNIVFWSTVGLYAFRGVVSFSLNYLIGWLGQRVVFDLRFQSYRHLNRLSLSYYDTRQTGKIMARLTGDIDTVQYMLSGGFVTFLADLFSVVALLIVLFIMQWRLAAVAVAIVPLYVLNYKLFIRYIRPISEQLREKWDAMLGALQEKLTGISVVKAFVREEYETEKFMVTVQDNFRLGMTQMKLNRRLGAIAQIIRAVGTGLVLWYGGAMVLHRHMQIGELLAFNGWIASLYDPAVRLVDFNVTMQWAGAAIDRVFETLDTRPEVTDAPGAINPSHVDGAVEFRNVSFGYSRDLPVLHNINLRVEPGEFVAIVGPSGAGKSTLVNLIARFYDVTDGQVLIDGLDIRSLRLESIRRQIGIVAQESLLFSVSIRENINYGNHDATALQIMQAAHHADVHGFILNLSDGYDTKIGEDGIKLSVGQKQRVSIARATLTDPRILILDDATSALDSHTEAHVQAALDRLMRGRTAFAIAHRLATIMEADRIVVLDAGRIVDIGTHAELVARPGVYQNLYNEQFKSAQSEAMTALLG comes from the coding sequence TTGAGAGAGTTTGCCCGTCTGCTGGGTTACCTTCGCCCATACCGTCGGCGCGTAGTCGGAGCCGTGCTGCTGCTGCTTGCCGTCACGTCTACGCCGATCGTGATGCCGATGATCCTGCGGTACACGATTGATTACGCCCTGCCGCACCACAGCTACCACGCGCTGAACATCGTCTTCTGGTCGACGGTCGGCCTATATGCCTTTCGCGGAGTCGTTTCGTTTTCGCTGAATTACCTCATCGGCTGGCTGGGCCAGCGGGTTGTGTTTGACCTGCGGTTTCAGAGCTACCGGCACCTGAACCGGCTTTCGCTGAGTTACTACGATACGCGCCAGACGGGCAAGATCATGGCCCGTCTCACGGGCGATATCGATACGGTTCAGTACATGCTCTCCGGTGGCTTCGTCACCTTTTTGGCCGACCTGTTCAGCGTGGTTGCGCTATTGATTGTGCTGTTTATCATGCAGTGGCGCCTGGCGGCAGTGGCCGTGGCCATTGTGCCGCTCTACGTGCTCAACTACAAGCTCTTTATCCGCTATATCCGGCCTATCAGTGAACAGCTGCGCGAGAAGTGGGACGCCATGCTGGGCGCGCTGCAGGAGAAGCTGACGGGTATTTCGGTGGTGAAGGCATTTGTGCGCGAGGAGTACGAAACCGAGAAGTTTATGGTGACCGTGCAGGACAACTTCCGGCTGGGCATGACGCAGATGAAGCTCAATCGGCGGCTGGGAGCCATTGCGCAGATTATCCGCGCCGTGGGCACCGGCCTGGTGCTGTGGTATGGCGGAGCGATGGTTCTCCACCGGCACATGCAGATCGGCGAGCTGCTGGCGTTCAACGGCTGGATCGCCTCGCTCTACGACCCGGCCGTGCGATTGGTGGATTTCAACGTGACCATGCAGTGGGCCGGCGCGGCCATCGACCGTGTATTTGAGACGCTGGATACCCGCCCGGAAGTGACCGACGCGCCCGGCGCCATCAATCCCAGCCACGTGGATGGCGCGGTAGAGTTTCGCAACGTAAGCTTTGGGTACAGCCGCGATCTACCCGTTCTGCACAACATCAACCTGCGCGTGGAACCGGGCGAATTCGTGGCCATTGTGGGACCATCCGGCGCCGGCAAGTCCACGCTGGTGAACCTGATTGCCCGCTTCTATGACGTAACCGACGGCCAGGTGCTGATAGACGGCCTCGATATCCGCTCGCTGCGCCTGGAATCGATCCGGCGGCAGATCGGCATCGTGGCGCAGGAGAGCCTGCTGTTTTCGGTGAGCATCCGCGAGAACATCAACTACGGAAACCACGATGCGACGGCGCTGCAGATCATGCAGGCGGCGCACCATGCGGATGTTCATGGATTCATCCTGAATCTCTCCGATGGCTACGACACCAAAATCGGAGAAGACGGCATCAAGCTCTCGGTAGGGCAGAAGCAGCGGGTGAGCATCGCCCGGGCAACGCTCACCGATCCGCGGATCCTCATCCTGGACGATGCCACTTCGGCGCTGGACAGCCATACGGAGGCCCACGTCCAGGCCGCGCTGGATCGATTGATGCGCGGGCGCACCGCGTTTGCCATTGCGCACCGCCTCGCCACGATTATGGAGGCCGACCGGATCGTGGTGCTGGATGCGGGGCGGATCGTGGATATCGGCACACATGCCGAGCTTGTGGCCCGCCCGGGCGTCTACCAGAATCTGTACAACGAACAGTTCAAAAGCGCTCAGAGTGAGGCGATGACGGCGTTGTTGGGGTGA